The [Pantoea] beijingensis genomic sequence GCCGTGCGCAGAATATTCTGACTTCGGTTGTCGCGGGTCACGATATCGACGTGTTCAGAGTCATGGAAAGCATGAGCGATATACGGCCGGTCGATATCGCCGTCGTCATACGCAATGCCCACTTCGGTACCATCGATAAGCGGTGTATGCCAACCGTATGTGTCGCCCGAGTACGGCTTCGCCTGACGTATCCACAAGAAGTGGTAACCGGGCTCCGCCTCTTCGCGGCTGAAGTCCATCTTCACCCGATAGCGGCCCAGGTTATCAAGATGGGCATAGGTGTCGTGTTTCTCCCGGCTTTCAATACGCGCCGGCAGCGTGCCATGTATCTTCGGGCGGACTTCTTCTTTCGGGCGGAAGCAGAACTGTTCGCTGTACGGCATGCCCCACGCCGATACGTGCAGACGGCTGTCACGCGCGGCGCTGTAGGTGGTGAGGGTTATCACCACGCCTTCCTTCAGGTCGTTAAGGTTGCTGCCGTCCGCTTCCAGTACCATGCCCGGCATCAGCCCGGCCGCGTTGCTGAACAGGTGCAGTCTGGCCGATTTATTCAGCTCGCGCTCGTGGTGAAGCCGGGCGTAAAATGCCCCGCTCTCCGTTTCCGGCTCAGAGGTGCTGTCGTCCCCCGCGTCAAGAAACGGGGCCGCGTAGCAGTAGTGCTCTCCCGTTGTGGTGGCACTGTTTCTGACGCTAACGGCAGAATCCATCGGCGTGGTCGCCGTGCGGTAGTTGTAATCACGGCTTCTTACCCGCCCGGCCACCGTGTTATGCCAGGTGCGCAGGCCCCATACCGATTCCGCCGCACCATCATAAAGGTCTGACGGCTCCTGATACGGCAGATGCTCACCAAACTGATAAAATTGCTGACCGTCGGCAAAGATCACCGTGTCCAGTCCGGTGACGTCGTTCACTCCGGTACGGAACCAGATGCCGACCTCTGAAAGAATGCGCTGAATAAACTGCAGGTCGCTTTCACGCCACTGGGTGATGAGATCACGCTGTGGGTAGCGCTTTTCCAGACGAAACTCAAAATCCGCCCCTTCCAGACCATGCTTACGCAGCACCTGCTCCACCAGCTCCGGCACGGAAAGATTCTGGTACACCGCGCAGCGCCGGGTATGCGAAAGCAGCGACAGCCGGGAGGAGAGCGTTACGCTGTAGTGCGTCTGGTCGGCGGTTGAGCCCAACCATTCAAACGCCGTAACCACACCGTGGATTTCGCGACCACTGAGCATCCGTAGCGTGGCATATGTCAGCAGCACCTCTTCCGCCGCCACATCGCTTTGCTGCGTGGTGAACTCAATGCGCCACTTCGATGGCGCACTCAGCGCTTCGCGCCCGTAAAAGTTCAGCACATCCGGTTTTACCCGGCTGTCGTTTATCTCAAGCGTGTAGCGCGTTTGCCCGTCAAACAGGGCCAGCCAGTTGTCCATTGCCATACTCGTCACTCCTTAACGGGAACCAGCGTCAGGGAACCCTTCCCAAGCTCAATGGTGCGAGGTTTGTCCGGATCGAGGTCATCACGGCTCAACACCAGTCGCCAGGTATTGTTCTTCATCTCCGGCCTGTTAAACAGCCCGATGATCGCGACATACTTCGCGTCTTCATCCATCGGCATATTAAGAGAGACACTGCCTTTGGGCATCACCAACAGGGATTTGCTCGCCACCATGTCCTCTTTCAGCGTGCTGTCGGCATCACGCAGCAGTTTCTGGTAGTCGGCGGCCTCCACTTTCTGACGGTCTTTTAACTGATATACCCGGACCATGGTCGCCAGCGGCGTCTGAGCTTCATCGGCATTGGCCGCCGCGCGTGGTTCAAAGTCAAGATGCAGCACCTTTATCTTTTTGTAGAAAATGGCTTTGGTCATGCTGACGGTACCCTCAGTGACGGTCTGCGTCAGTCCGCAACCCGCCAGTAAACTGCAGAGAGCGAGCAGGACAACCTGTCGCAGGGAAATAGATGTCATTCAGAGATTCCTTCCAGAATAAACAGCAGAATTAATCGAAGCGGTAATCGCCATCCTGTGCCGGAGACAGCGGCCTGCAGTCCAGTCCTTCGTAACAGCCCAGGCTGACGGTCAGATGGGCACATTTCCCAGGCTTGCCATTTTTCAGTCCCAGCACGCCAGTGCGGCCAAGCTGGATACAGCGCTTTTGCCCTAAACGCGGTTCAGGCAGCGAACTCACCGGGACGGTCAGCCGTAGTCGCACGTCTGAACGATAACCCAGGTAGACCCGCAGCAGCACCAGCAGGTCAGTGTGGAGTTGCCCGCCGGGCAACCAGCCTTCAGCTTCTTCCGGGTTATTCGTCGCCAACATCAGCAATACGCGGCTACAGGCTTCTTTCCCGGTTTTGCCGAGCGTCGCCCGCTGTGACAGGGCGACGCGGCTGCCTTTCCCCAGACCGCTGCGCTGCGACACCCGGACCTTTACCGGATCAGGGGTGATAATGGTCGCCGTGGTGTCCGGCGCCAGCAGGCCAACCAGTTGGCGAATCCCCTCGGCATTACGGGTCGGCAGGCGCATGGTGCCCAGCAGCGCCAGAAAACGTGAGACCGGAGTGGCCACATTATCCGCCGTGCCGGGAATGCCCAGCCCGACCAGACCTAACAGGCACTGTGAAGTCGCATCCGTACCACCTGATTCAAACGTCGCCGGGTAGGCGTACTTACGCCAGATACGGTAGTACTGGGTGGTAATGCGGTGGCTGAAAATATCAAGAAATGATGCCGTAGCTTCATATCCTTCGCGGCGTTGGGCAATATCATCCAGGTAGGCCGTCGGCAGCGGCGAGTCCACGCCGTACATCCCCAGAAAGGTGGTGCGCACCGTCGGTGGCAGCTCCGGATGGTCTTCGTCTGTTTCTACGGCACGCAACTCACTTGCCGGAAAGCCCATCCCAGGCCAGGGACGGAAACGCACAGGATCGGCGGTCGGCTTATTGGCAGTACCGAGCAACGGCGCACCGGGATTGTCCTGCTCAAGCAGTTGGCAGAACCGGTAGAAGTTAACCCGCCAGATATCCTTTTTAAGTTGCTCGGTCAGCCCGGCACGTGCTGGCTGTGATTCTCTTTCCATCGCAGTCGTTTCCCTGTCGGTTGCAGTACCAGCGTCAGCTGATTGAAAAGGTGAACATCGGCATACAGCGCAAAGAAGCGATGCAGCATTTCACCAAACAGATTTACATCACCCTCGCCCGCGAAGTTGTCGGCGTTCAACGTCACCTCAATATCCACGCCGCGCAACATGTAGCCACGCTCAAACCGGCGGATCAGCGTATGCTTCACCGCTACAATGGCCTCCAGCCGGCGACGGTTCATTTCATCATCTGTCCAGTCATACAGTGCCAGCGTACCGCGCAGTACTTCAGGGTTATCCATCATACTTAAGAAGCTGGAGCCCAGGTGGCTCATGACGCGCCAGTGAAAGCGATCATTCGCAGGCGGATACAGTGGCAAGGTGGGCGCATTAAGGTTCATTACCTTCACAGGCACTTTTCCCGCTTTCACGACCCTATCAAGCAGCGTACTTTCCAGCGCCTTACGCGGCATCTGTCCGTTGGTCCCGGTGATGCGCATCGATAACGACTCGGGTTTTTCCGTCAGTTGCTCCATCTCAAACGAACGCCCCCCGAGAATAAGCCAGGTGTCATACAGCCCGGACGGGCCACGCTTCACGCGGGTATGGAAATAACGCTCCGGCGCATCGTAGCGCATCATACCGCCACGATGGCGAAAACTGGTGAACGGCACGTAAGGGTGTTTGCCATTTTTCACCGCGCCGTGAATGTTATCAACGCTGTAGATCTCGGTATGTCCGTCCTGCACGCGCAGCGGGCGCAGCAGGTATTCGTTTTCCAACGGATCGAGGGTCAGCGGGTCCGCTTCCAGGGTAAAGAGGTTAATCACCGGGGCACAGTGCAGACGAAAATTTTCGGTTTCAAACGGCATATCAGATGGCCAGCCGCCGTCGAGCACAATATCGGTTTCAAACCAGGTCGTGTCCTGATTCAGCCCGGTCAACTCCAGCCCGCGCAGCTCAACAAACATAAATTTCTGGCGGAAACTGAAGTACTCCAGCAGTAGCTGGTAACCGCTAAAGGTCGAATCACCTTTTGGCCACAGACGTTCGTTGTCTTCAAAACCCATTGGTTTGCACCAGCCGTTAAAGCGGATGCGTTCAGTACGCGTTGCCGCATGGCGGGTATACATCGCATGAACCCGGCGGGTCAGCGCCAGATGCAGAGCCGAAGCCACCGGACTTTCAGCGTCCAGGTAAATAGCGACATGACCGATCCCGCTTTTCGCCCAGTCCACCCTGGCGGCGCACTCAAAGCGCAGCCGAATAGCCGCACGTCCGTCCGGCTCTGTCTGTAGGCACGCATCAGCCAGATGAAGGGGCTGCAGAGTGATATCACGGGTGGTACGGTACTGGCAGACGGTTTTATCCGGCCCAACCGGACGAGACAACACCGGAAACCCCTCAGACAGGATTTCAGCCTGCTTTAGTTGTTGCCATTCCGGATCGAACGCCACGACGGAGAGTGATGGAATAGTGCGCATATAGTGCGGCCAGAGCAGGCTTACCAGCCCTTCGGTCAGCTCCGGCAGGTCATCATCCAGCTTTTCGCGCAGGCGTCCCATCAGGAAGGCGAAACCTTCAAGCAGGCGCTCCACATATGGGTCACGGGCACCGGTTTTATCCAGATTGAGCATCGCTGCGCGGTCGGGGTGAGCACGGGCAAATTCTTTACCGGCTTCGCGCAAATAGCGCATCTCGGCCTCGTAATAGCGCAGGGTTAAATCATCCATGTACGCGATTCCTGAATAGTGTGGTAGTCAAAAAAGAAAGTCAGGTAGGCATCTGCTGCCCCGCATCTTCTGCGCGAGGCGGCAGCCAGCAGTCCTAATACGTCAGGCCATTGGGTATTCGGATGAGAGCCTCAGACTCTGCTGCCTCGTGCGAAACACAGAGCACCAGGAGCGACGTGCTGCCCCCATGTTATTGTCCCTCCGAGGAAGCCAAAGTGGTATTCACATCGTCAGGATCGACTGAAAAAATTGATTCAGGCAAACGAAAACCCTGAAGTTTCAGAAGCGCCAATGGCCCGTCACCCAGCTCACTACGCATAATAAATTTCAACGGGTTGCCGTCCGGCGTGATCCAAACCAGTTGGGTTCGGCTGCTATCCAGTGGAGTAATCAAAGCCTTATCCAGCAACCGGATAAAGCCCCAGTTTCCCTGATTATGAGCATACAACTGCATTTCGGTACTCACGGAACGCCAGCTGAGGTCCACGCCCGGATAGTAAGTATTCCCCGGCCAGGTAAAGCTCTGCCAGCTTTCCATCTGGTTAAAGTAATCCAGGTTCTGACCGTCCAGCGCCAGCTGCATCTGAGCAACATCACGCGATGGGCGTGCCATCAGCTCAAAATGAATACCGGCATCACCCTGCGAGAAAACAATATCTGCGATATTCGCCAGTTGATTAATGGCGTTCAGAAATGTCGGATTTACCGTCATGCCCTGGCTTGCTGAAGGATCAACCACCCAGCGGCTTCCTTCCTGATGCAGGATCCCACCAAGATTGGTTTTCAGGAACGCGGCAATGCGACCGGAGTCGCCACGCAGGAACTGCGCCAGCAACGGCAGCGAGGCATCACTTCCCGTGGCCTTAAACGGGTAGCGTCCGGCAAATGCAGTGTTCCACTGCGACACGATGGTACTCTGCCAGCGGGCATTGAGACTCCCTGCAGCCGGAGCCAGCACCTGGCGCCACGCCAGGTCCAGCGGCTGAACAAACAACGCCTGACCAAAACCATTCCACTCCTGACCGAGGCTTGCGGCGACCAGGCTACCGTAATCCCGGGTATCGGTCAGATCTATCGCTTTGCCCTGGAAGACTGTCTGAGCCAACATCTGTGCCATCGCCTGCGGATCCGGCGCACTGGTAACCTGTTGCAGCTTGAGGCGCACCTGTGTCACACGCGCCAGCCAGGACTGGAAACTCAGGTTGCCGTTGCTACCCGTGCCGTCTTTCCCGGCCATCAGGCCATTTAGCGGACCAAATACCGCATCCAGAGGACCTTTCGGCCCCTGAGCCTGCTCAATAAACCGCTGCGCATTTTTTTTACGCCCCACCAGTTTCTTCGCGGAATTCACCAGTGAATCGGCCAACGCCTCACCTTTGGCCCCGGTCTGCCCCTGCCAGGCCAACGTGTTCATCAGCGCCACCAGCGGCGACTGGCGCACATCCGCCAGCAGGTTGAGCTGAGCAATGGCTTCAGACAATGAGCCCGCTTCATTCCACTGGATGCTGTTGGCCATATTCAACCAGGCATTACCGAAATCGGTGAAGTAACGTTCTGTCAGGCGCTGCTTCAGCGCTTCTGGCAAGATATCGTTGCTCGCCTGATGGGTCTTATCCGTCAGCACCCAGTCAATTTCCGAACGGCGGGTTTTCACGACCTCATCAATGGCGTTTTCAACCTGCTCTTCCCACGCCTGCCGGGTGAACATTCCCGGTACCACCTCGGAGGTCGAGAAAAGGGTCGATGCATCGGTATCGCCGGTTATATCCCCCAGCGTTAAATCCGGCCAGTTGCGGGCGATACGCTGTAGCATCTCCTGATACAGACCTGACTCCGCATTACGCTGCCCAATCTGCTTGAGCAGGATCTGACGCACGGTTCCCACCAGCTCCACATCCGGTTTGATTTTCCATTCCGGATGGGACGGCAGATTCTGAGCGTAAAAGCCGAGCAATTTCGGCGCCTGGGTCTGCCAGACACTGTTGGCAACGCCCGTGCGGGACGGCCAGGCTTTCAGCATATTTCCGGCAAGCCAGGGTGCATCCACTTTATCTGGACGAGCCAGCATCAGGTAGCTTTTGAGCAAGTCATAGGTTTTCCGGGTTGCTGACGTTCGCGCATCACTGGCAGGAGGAAGTTGTACAAAGGCATTGAGCTGACGGTGTAGTTCGCCGGCCAGTACATCACGCATCAGCGTCTGGTTGTTACGGGCGTACAGTGGCCAGAGCATCCGCAGCGTATCACTGTCCTGATTGAGGCCAAAGCGGGTGTACCACGGTGCTCCGTGCACTTCGCAGTTCTGCAAACGGGCAATGGCCTGCTGAAGCACGAGCTGATTACGCAGGCGTTCGGTCAAGGGGTGCCGGGTATCGGCGGCAACGCGCGCGGTTTCCTGCGCCTGATAAATTTGCGCACGGTTAACCCCCAGCGACAGCAGCGTTCCTGCCCCCCACAACAGAACTAACGCCAGCAGTATCAGACGCAGCACGCGCTGCCAGTGAAAACCCAGTTTCCGTGGATGTTCGTGCAAACAGTCTTCTTCCAGCGCCTGCCAGGCCGGGTGGCCCAGCCGCGCGTGCGGCAGCGTGGAGGTTGCTGGCAGTACAGGGCTGAACATCACGCCGCGCAAACGATAAGGCGCGGGCCCGGTCATCAAGCTGGTCAGCAACGGCGTTAACTGTTGTTTAAGAGCCCCGCGCAGCCGATCGGACAATTTCAGCAGCCAGTCGTGACGGGTATCGCGGAGCAGCACTGACATCCCCGCGCGACGCAGACGGCTGGAAAGCGTCGCCAGAGATGCGATCGCCGCGTCCGGTAGCGCCCCCGGCCCAAACAGCGTACCGGTCGCTGGAACGCCCTCCCCTTCCTGGCTCCAAGCTTCCTCACGAATAAACCACAGCCAAACCGGAGCCTGCCAGCCAAACAGTGAATCGCCCTTCTGACGGCTGCGAACCAGCGTATCCAGCTCTGCAGGATCGGGGAGCGCCGCGCAATCCATCACCTGTACAATGCCGTCAACCGGGCGCTGAGGACGGACCTGGTTCAGGACGTCGATAAATTCAGGATCAGGCGGGGCCTTAGCCAATCCGGCATGGATCAGCACAATCCCGTCGTTTTCCTGCCAGTGGTCACGCCTGAGCCCCGGAACCACTTTTTCGATATGATCATCACGGCCCTGAACCAACAGCAGACGAACCTTAGATTTCCAGCGGCGGCCATAACGGAGGTGGAGGTGATCGGTGAGTGGTTCCGCGTGAAAACTTCCTTCAGCCAGTTCTTTTTCATCAACAAACTTATTTGCCTGATTAGACACTGCCGCACTGGCGGAGTCACTTCTGTTTTCCCTCCACAGACTATGTGCGCCACTACGGCCTGCAAGGAAAAAGTGTTTTTCCAGCCCCCAGGCAATCAGAATGACAATAACGCTTGTTGCTGTGCATACTAAAAATACACGTTCAATGACATAAGGCCCTATCCCAAACTTTGACGCCATATAATCGCTGCCCGTGGTGAGCAAAAAAAGAATGATGGCATTCAGGAAGATTAAGGCTAAAAACGTTGTACCAAGAAGTGATTTCTCTTTGGCATTTTCTTTGAATTTTGTCATTCCCTGATTACTTCCTTCTGTCGTCCTTTTGCGGTAATAGTGGCAAGCCAGATATCGTCATTCCTGGGGTCAGAATGGGCGGCAATAAACTGCACACCACTTTCCTGTACAACTTCGCTGGCAAGCGCGATCGCTGCCCAAAACGACGCTTTTCCGGGAAACCCGAGTACATCATCTATATTTTTAATATCTTCAGTCAGGCTGAGCGTTGCTTTATTATCTTCGCAGGCCTGATTTAATCCGGGCAAAGAAGTTACCGCTTCGCCGGTCATCCATATACCCTTTATCCCCTTCGGCTGTATTTCCGCCCAGCGCAAGGAATGCATCATATTGTGGGTCAGAGTTTCATTACGGCTTTGTTGAGGACGGTGCAATCGGACAGCATTCGGAAATCGATGACTTTTACGGTTACAGAACACCAGCGCCGTTATTGCTTCAGCATCATTTTCTTTAGGCGTTGGACGTAATGAAACGGTAAGAACTACCAATACGGAGGGTTTTCGCCAGTAGCGATCCAGCCAGTAATCCACGCTAGCAGGTCCGCTAACCGATAGCCTGTGCAACGATCTTTTAGATTTCAATACCATCAGGTGCAGTAATGTGGCCTCTTCTTTCTCCGATAACCCCGCATCACATTCAAACATAACCCAACATTCAAGTGTTTCAGGGAGCTGTTCAAGTATGTTCTTAACCCGTATTGCCGCTTTGTTAAGCGCCTCTTCAAGGGCATCAGGGTTTCCGTCAAATTCGGTCAATCTGGAATGTCTTACGGCAATATTCCCTACGCGAGGTTTAACGGTATTCATCAATGGAATGCCCTGCTCTATTGCCGCCAGTAAACTTCCCACGCCACGACCAGCCTGAGTTTGCACATACGAATCCAGAATCCAGGCAAATCGTTTTCCACGGGAAATTTCATCATTTTCAATAACCCCGCATTCATAGTTCCAGCCAGCTTCGCCGTTTTGTTCAATTTTGTAACCTATACGCCGGAAGCTGAATAACAGACCCCAGAAACAAAATGGCAATCCCAGCGCGGTAAACCAGAATACGAACCCGCTTCGTTCTCCAGTCCATTGCCAAAGTACCAACGTTGTGCCAACGGCCAGAATGATAAATAGACAAATAACCCAACGCAGAGTCAGCGGTCTCGCGATCTTTTCAGCATCAGCGGGAACTTCATCCAGATAAACTGGCATATTCAGCCAACCTTTCCTGCAGAAAACGAACTAATAAGCGTGCAGCCACAGCCGCATTTATGACCATGAAATGCAACGGGGACACCATTATCAAGATAATTAGAATTGCCTTCGACGATAGTTGTAGGACCGTGTCCATTTTGCGGGCAGGAAACTTTATCGCCTTTACGCGCAACGCCAATACCACCGAATTTCATGGTAGAGGAACACGTTAATACGGAACCACCGTGGGTTGTTTTATCGCCTTTACGGATGATTGGTAGCATATTGATTCCTTCATCACTCACCATACCGAAATAATTAACTTCATATTCAGGAAAGGATTACGCCCCCCCTCCCCCGCAACCTTTGTCTTGCAAACCATGAGCTCACTTTATCTGCAATCATTTTTTGAATAGTGAGGCTTAATATATTGCGTTTTATTTAAGCCGCACAGTTATTCAACGATGCCATTAATTTTATTCTGCATAGCATTCATATCCATTCCATTCTGGGGTGTATTTTTACACAAAAATATCTTTCATTATATTATCTTCACTTTACCCCCCCAACAATATACACATATAATAGGCATAAACAGACTTCCCATCATGTATTTGAAATTTTCATATAGGCGATTCATTTTAAGCAATCATCCTCATCGCATGTACCAGGTGGTGGTGTGCTTGAGTATGTAAGCATCAGTTGAAATAAGGTCATTAAATTACGGAAAATAAGAGTACTCACCTCAACCTACCTCGCATGCACCTTCAAAACTTAATATAAACTGCTCTCGTTTGAAAATATAAGCATTGTTCGAGCACTTTTTATCTTCTACTGAAATTTTACCTTCTTTTTTCTTTGGAATATTATCCCCATTAATCCATATAAGATCACTATTAGGATAGAACTCTACAGAGAATGGATCTGGCGATGGAGTTCCATTCTCTATGGTTGAATAATAGTGTGAATTACCATTAAAAACAGGTAATTCTGCAATTACCACCCCTTTAGACTTATCAATAATCCATCCACAAATCCACCCCTCCCCCCCACAATCCAAAGGGAGTTCGCCATCTTTACTAATATAAAGGCGGTAATGCCCTGCAAAATTCACATTTTTACGAAGCTCAATCTTCATAATATTCTGCCACGCTTTAGAATTTTGTTGCTGATCCGTCGTAAAATATATTTTATCAATGAATGGGCCAGAACTTATAGCCACTTTATGATCTTTAAATACAGGAGGCGTGCCATCTTCTGCTTTTGCGAACACCGCCATTATTAAAACAGAAATAAATAAAAATCTATTTATTTTCATTTTTAGAGCCCTCAAGAACCTGAATCATTTCATCTGGTTTTATGTGTGCTTTATTTATACCATCGCCCGAATAATATGAAACACCTTCTACCTGGGCATATCTTCTTTTATGTATCTTTCTCCCTTTTGAATCTCTTTTGATTGAGCCATCAGGGTTTCGCTCATATTCTGTCTTTGAACGACTAATCTCTTTACCTTTCCGAACACCAGCAGAAGCAAATTCCTTGGCCCAGTCATATATCGCATCTTCAATACTACCATCACCTTCAAGATAATCGATTATTGCAGGCCGCTTCGATTTTATAAGGTATTGCTCAAAAATAAGATCTTGCACTTCCTCATCATAAAATTTATTGACATTAAGATTAAGTTCTTTCACGGCCACTTTCAAAGTATTTGGAATCACCTGGAATCTACCTGTGGCAAATAATCCATGAGGTGTTTCGTCAGCCTGCGAGTCCATAACCTCTTTGATAGTCATTGATGTAAGATTTGTTTTGTAATGTGGCATATATGTCACATGAACATTATAGGCTGTATAATCATTCTTAGATTCAACCTTACCGAGGAAGTCTCCAAATTTACTATGTGCCCATCCAGTTTTTTTGCTGATTAACATCCCTAAAAACTCCACTGGATGCATATGCCACAGAAATGGTCCCAGCTTCAGTTTACTGGCATCCTGCATCCACACCATCTTCTCAATATAAGCCTCACTGTAAGCTTTCCACTCTGGTGCATCTTTCGTTAGATTGTTCAGAAACGGGAGCCAGATAGGATCGCTCTTCTTGTGATACCACTCGCTGGGATGCTTCACAATCATCCTGTTTTTAACATCCCGGTAAGACGGGTTATGGATAGCGCTCAGGTATTCCTGAGGTGAATAAGAATTGATGCTACCATCAATCCGGTTCAGC encodes the following:
- a CDS encoding type VI secretion system Vgr family protein encodes the protein MDNWLALFDGQTRYTLEINDSRVKPDVLNFYGREALSAPSKWRIEFTTQQSDVAAEEVLLTYATLRMLSGREIHGVVTAFEWLGSTADQTHYSVTLSSRLSLLSHTRRCAVYQNLSVPELVEQVLRKHGLEGADFEFRLEKRYPQRDLITQWRESDLQFIQRILSEVGIWFRTGVNDVTGLDTVIFADGQQFYQFGEHLPYQEPSDLYDGAAESVWGLRTWHNTVAGRVRSRDYNYRTATTPMDSAVSVRNSATTTGEHYCYAAPFLDAGDDSTSEPETESGAFYARLHHERELNKSARLHLFSNAAGLMPGMVLEADGSNLNDLKEGVVITLTTYSAARDSRLHVSAWGMPYSEQFCFRPKEEVRPKIHGTLPARIESREKHDTYAHLDNLGRYRVKMDFSREEAEPGYHFLWIRQAKPYSGDTYGWHTPLIDGTEVGIAYDDGDIDRPYIAHAFHDSEHVDIVTRDNRSQNILRTAGQNELRMEDQRGQEHIALTTPFGGTQLNQGHIVDGQNKQRGSGFELRTDEYGVIRVAKGLFITADGQAKAAGEVLDMATALREIEVCRNQLQQLAVAAEQAQALEADIASQIAMFDQRLKPLNEIIHFHGPQGVAFSSGEHMQLAASQNAAINAGGDFSSGSIGNTAILAGERVGLFARTGSLTLNASEGPVQIQAQNGAMHLSAEQKLSLISASDMLFAGKRKVTLIGGGSYLKIEGGKIEYGTDTTYTRKIKRTHHTVPTSQPIDFPEIHPVIQDKICIPCLLKAIQANDGIVQGA
- the tssJ gene encoding type VI secretion system lipoprotein TssJ; this encodes MTSISLRQVVLLALCSLLAGCGLTQTVTEGTVSMTKAIFYKKIKVLHLDFEPRAAANADEAQTPLATMVRVYQLKDRQKVEAADYQKLLRDADSTLKEDMVASKSLLVMPKGSVSLNMPMDEDAKYVAIIGLFNRPEMKNNTWRLVLSRDDLDPDKPRTIELGKGSLTLVPVKE
- the tssG gene encoding type VI secretion system baseplate subunit TssG, yielding MERESQPARAGLTEQLKKDIWRVNFYRFCQLLEQDNPGAPLLGTANKPTADPVRFRPWPGMGFPASELRAVETDEDHPELPPTVRTTFLGMYGVDSPLPTAYLDDIAQRREGYEATASFLDIFSHRITTQYYRIWRKYAYPATFESGGTDATSQCLLGLVGLGIPGTADNVATPVSRFLALLGTMRLPTRNAEGIRQLVGLLAPDTTATIITPDPVKVRVSQRSGLGKGSRVALSQRATLGKTGKEACSRVLLMLATNNPEEAEGWLPGGQLHTDLLVLLRVYLGYRSDVRLRLTVPVSSLPEPRLGQKRCIQLGRTGVLGLKNGKPGKCAHLTVSLGCYEGLDCRPLSPAQDGDYRFD
- the tssF gene encoding type VI secretion system baseplate subunit TssF, whose protein sequence is MDDLTLRYYEAEMRYLREAGKEFARAHPDRAAMLNLDKTGARDPYVERLLEGFAFLMGRLREKLDDDLPELTEGLVSLLWPHYMRTIPSLSVVAFDPEWQQLKQAEILSEGFPVLSRPVGPDKTVCQYRTTRDITLQPLHLADACLQTEPDGRAAIRLRFECAARVDWAKSGIGHVAIYLDAESPVASALHLALTRRVHAMYTRHAATRTERIRFNGWCKPMGFEDNERLWPKGDSTFSGYQLLLEYFSFRQKFMFVELRGLELTGLNQDTTWFETDIVLDGGWPSDMPFETENFRLHCAPVINLFTLEADPLTLDPLENEYLLRPLRVQDGHTEIYSVDNIHGAVKNGKHPYVPFTSFRHRGGMMRYDAPERYFHTRVKRGPSGLYDTWLILGGRSFEMEQLTEKPESLSMRITGTNGQMPRKALESTLLDRVVKAGKVPVKVMNLNAPTLPLYPPANDRFHWRVMSHLGSSFLSMMDNPEVLRGTLALYDWTDDEMNRRRLEAIVAVKHTLIRRFERGYMLRGVDIEVTLNADNFAGEGDVNLFGEMLHRFFALYADVHLFNQLTLVLQPTGKRLRWKENHSQHVPG
- a CDS encoding ImcF-related family protein — translated: MTKFKENAKEKSLLGTTFLALIFLNAIILFLLTTGSDYMASKFGIGPYVIERVFLVCTATSVIVILIAWGLEKHFFLAGRSGAHSLWRENRSDSASAAVSNQANKFVDEKELAEGSFHAEPLTDHLHLRYGRRWKSKVRLLLVQGRDDHIEKVVPGLRRDHWQENDGIVLIHAGLAKAPPDPEFIDVLNQVRPQRPVDGIVQVMDCAALPDPAELDTLVRSRQKGDSLFGWQAPVWLWFIREEAWSQEGEGVPATGTLFGPGALPDAAIASLATLSSRLRRAGMSVLLRDTRHDWLLKLSDRLRGALKQQLTPLLTSLMTGPAPYRLRGVMFSPVLPATSTLPHARLGHPAWQALEEDCLHEHPRKLGFHWQRVLRLILLALVLLWGAGTLLSLGVNRAQIYQAQETARVAADTRHPLTERLRNQLVLQQAIARLQNCEVHGAPWYTRFGLNQDSDTLRMLWPLYARNNQTLMRDVLAGELHRQLNAFVQLPPASDARTSATRKTYDLLKSYLMLARPDKVDAPWLAGNMLKAWPSRTGVANSVWQTQAPKLLGFYAQNLPSHPEWKIKPDVELVGTVRQILLKQIGQRNAESGLYQEMLQRIARNWPDLTLGDITGDTDASTLFSTSEVVPGMFTRQAWEEQVENAIDEVVKTRRSEIDWVLTDKTHQASNDILPEALKQRLTERYFTDFGNAWLNMANSIQWNEAGSLSEAIAQLNLLADVRQSPLVALMNTLAWQGQTGAKGEALADSLVNSAKKLVGRKKNAQRFIEQAQGPKGPLDAVFGPLNGLMAGKDGTGSNGNLSFQSWLARVTQVRLKLQQVTSAPDPQAMAQMLAQTVFQGKAIDLTDTRDYGSLVAASLGQEWNGFGQALFVQPLDLAWRQVLAPAAGSLNARWQSTIVSQWNTAFAGRYPFKATGSDASLPLLAQFLRGDSGRIAAFLKTNLGGILHQEGSRWVVDPSASQGMTVNPTFLNAINQLANIADIVFSQGDAGIHFELMARPSRDVAQMQLALDGQNLDYFNQMESWQSFTWPGNTYYPGVDLSWRSVSTEMQLYAHNQGNWGFIRLLDKALITPLDSSRTQLVWITPDGNPLKFIMRSELGDGPLALLKLQGFRLPESIFSVDPDDVNTTLASSEGQ
- a CDS encoding PrgI family protein, whose product is MPVYLDEVPADAEKIARPLTLRWVICLFIILAVGTTLVLWQWTGERSGFVFWFTALGLPFCFWGLLFSFRRIGYKIEQNGEAGWNYECGVIENDEISRGKRFAWILDSYVQTQAGRGVGSLLAAIEQGIPLMNTVKPRVGNIAVRHSRLTEFDGNPDALEEALNKAAIRVKNILEQLPETLECWVMFECDAGLSEKEEATLLHLMVLKSKRSLHRLSVSGPASVDYWLDRYWRKPSVLVVLTVSLRPTPKENDAEAITALVFCNRKSHRFPNAVRLHRPQQSRNETLTHNMMHSLRWAEIQPKGIKGIWMTGEAVTSLPGLNQACEDNKATLSLTEDIKNIDDVLGFPGKASFWAAIALASEVVQESGVQFIAAHSDPRNDDIWLATITAKGRQKEVIRE
- a CDS encoding PAAR domain-containing protein, translating into MLPIIRKGDKTTHGGSVLTCSSTMKFGGIGVARKGDKVSCPQNGHGPTTIVEGNSNYLDNGVPVAFHGHKCGCGCTLISSFSAGKVG